The Pirellulales bacterium sequence GCGGGTGCCCTTCGAGATGCGAACGCCCGGCCCCGCGCCCAGCAACTGATAGCGCACGCGGGTGGCGTACCACGACTCCCACTGGCGATACCACTGGCGCAGGCGCAGCGCTCGCGTTCCGCCGGGCGCGCCGTCGTAACCAAAAATGCGTCGCCCAAGCTCGGCCAGCATGGTTTAAGTCGATTTTCCAAAAGCCAAGAGGTTTTCGCCCGCCGATCCTGGCGGATGCGGTCGGCGGCCAGATCGCTACGATTCGTCCGGAACTTTTTCGCCGCCGCAGCGCCGCTTTTCCATGACGACGGCGTTGCCTTGGGCGTTGTATTCCACATGCGACATGAAGCAGCGCATGAGCATGATGCCCCGGCCGCAGGGGCGTTCCAGATTTTCGGGATGGGTGCAATCGGGCACCTGGCCGGGATCGAATCCGGGCCCCTCGTCGGCGACTTCGATCTGCAACCGATCGGCGGAGAGCCGGCAGCAGACCCGCACCTCTTTGTTGGCGTCGCGACAGTTGCCGTGCCGAATGGCGTTGGCCAGCGCCTCGTCCATGGCCAGTCGCACGCTGAAGACCTCTTGCGCATCCCACCCGTGGGCTTGTAACTCTTCGAGCAACTCCTCGATGAGGCGTTGTCCCGCTTCCGAATCGCTAGGAATGACCTGTTCTCGCAGCCAGGTCCAGTGGGGTTGGGTCATGGTCACGCGAAAGGGATGGACGGTCGGTTCCGGTTGGCGCGCCGCAGCGCGATGGTCCTACGCAACGTCAAAAGGCGGCCAGCGCGTCCGCCTCGTCCTCTTTGATGTCAAACAGCTTGTTCAATTTGGTGATGGCGAAGACCTCATAGATCTCCGGCCGAATGTTGGAGAACTTCAACTTGCCGCCGTGCGCCTTCACCTTCTTGTCGAGCGTGATCAACTTGCCCAGCGCTGCGCTAGAAAGAAACTCGACGGTGGAGAAGTTGAGCAGCAGCTTGCTGCGGTTTTCGTCCTCCACCAGATTGAAGAGCTCTTGCCCCAGGCCCTGAATGCTGGCCTCGTCCAATATCTTGCGCTCGACAAAGCGGACGACCGTCACGTCGCCAACCTCGCTGACTGCCAATGCTCGGTGGACTGTCATCCGCCTCTTCCTTGTCTCGATGCCATGTCGCGGTTGATCGATCGCCAATCGAAGTTCAGGTCGCTCCCACAGCGCGCGTGCGCCAGGGGAGATGGCCTAAACCGTTGGTACTCAATGTTATTGCGATGATAGCGTGAGTCAAGCAACACGGCTATCGGCCGGCATTTGCCCGCCGCGATTGGGCCACGGTCGACCGCCGGCTGCCGCCGCGCGCCTCGCGCCACGGTCGATTGGCCTCATATTCGCCGAGCCGCGTCTGATAGACCTCGGCCGTGTCGGGCGGGGCCTGCTGGATGGCGCTGGTCACCGTCTGGGCCGCCGTGGCGTAGTCGCCCGCATTGGCGTACGCCGCGGCCAGGGTGTCGAGATAACGATAGTTTTCGCCGTCCAGTTCCAGCGCCTTCTTCGCCGCGGTCACAGCATGTTCGCGATGGCGAAAGCGCTCGTCAGGGCAGGTGGCCATCAGCCAGGCCGTGCTCTGGTAGGCTCGGCCCAAGTTGGGATTGATGCGAATCGCCGCCCGATAATCGCTCGCCGCCTGGCCATATTGCCCGCGGTCGGCGTAGGTGTCGCCGCGATTGACATAGGCGGCTGCGTTCTCGGGCTCAAGTTGCAGCGCGCGATTGTAATCGGCGACGGCCCGATCGAAGTTCCCTTGCTTGTACCAGGCATGACCGCGGCTGTTGTAGGCCTCGCTGTCGCGCGGCGCCAACCGAATGGCGCGGCTGTAATCCTCTACGGCCTGTTGATACTCGCCGCGATCGTAGAGCAACTCGCCACGGTTGAAATAGGCGTTGGCGTAGTTGGGCTTGAGCTTGATCGTGGCGTCGAAATCGGCCAGCGACTGATCGTACAGCCCGGCCAGCGCATAGGAGATGGCTCGGTTGTGCAGCGCCTTCCAGCGCGTGGAGTCGTATTGGAGCGATTTTTCGAAATCGGCCAGCGCTTCCTCGCCGCGCCCCTGCTCGGCCAGCACCTCGCCGCGCTCGTTGTGCGCCCAACTGATGAGTTGTTTGCCGTAGCGAGCAAACTGCCCTTCGAGATTTGCTGCCAGCGCCGAATCGCACAGCTCGATCATCCGCGTCAACTCCGCGGCGGTTTTGGCGGTCTTGCTCAGTTCATAGGCCTGTTGCAGGCGGGCTTCCGGAGTCGCCGGCGCTTCGGCCTCGGACGCCGGTTGATCCAATGGCGCGGCCTCGTCGGCGGGCGCCTCATCGCCAGCGGGCGGTGTCGCGGCATCTTGTTCAGCGGTCGTTGCTGCGCCATCCTCCGGCGCTGCGTCGCCCGCCGCATCCGCCGCGTCGGGCGCTGGCTCCTGCGGCTGCTCGTCGGCGGGCGTCAGGGCTTCGTCGATCGCCGCCGGGCCGGCGGGGAAGGGTGCGGTGGGCTCGTCCTGGCCGGCCGCCATGCCCGCCATCACTGCCGCAAAACAAAGCGCTCCTAGTAGACGCCCAAGTTGCGTTCGGCTTGTCATCTCGTCGTCACTCCTTCGAACTCGAGCTGTTGATTTGCGCGGCCAGATCAGGCGTGCGGTTCGGTCATGCTCCAGGGATCGAGCGCCTTGTTCAGCTCCGTCGGTTCGATCTCTCCCTTTTCCGCGCAGAGCTGGCGAATGGTCTTGCCCGACTTGAACGCCTCTTTCGCCAATTGCGCCGCTCGTTCGTAACCGATGAGCGGATTGAGGCTGGTGACCATCGACAGGCTTTTTTCCACACTGGCCTCGCAGGCCTCGGGATTGGCCTCCATGTCGTCGGCGCAGAACTCGACATACGCGTTGGCCGAACTGGCCAGCAGGTTCACGCTTTCGAGCGTCGCGTGCCCCATGACCGGCATCATGATATTGAGCTGAAACTGCCCCCCCGCCGCGCCGCTGAGCGCCACGGTCTGGTCGTTGCCCATCACTCGCGCCGCCACCTGCATCATGCTCTCGCTCATCACCGGATTGACCTTGCCCGGCATGATCGAACTGCCCGGCTGCCGGTCGGGCAGCTTGACCTCATAGAATCCGCAGCGCGGGCCCGAGCCCAGCCAGCGGAGATTGTTCGACAGGTTGAAGAGCGTGACGGCGATGGCGCGCAACTGACCGTGGCACTCCACCAGTCCGTCGCGTTGGGCGTTGGCCTCGAAGTGGTCGGCCGCTTCCACAAACGGCACGCCGGTTTCCTTGGCCAGCGCCGCCGCCACGCGGCCGCCAAACTCGGGATGCGTGTTGATGCCGGTGCCGACGGCGGTGCCGCCGGCTGGCAGTTCGAGGATCGCCTCGATCGCGCGCCGCGCGCGGCCAACGCTCAACTCAAGTTGCCGCGCCAGCCCACCAATTTCCTGTCCCAACCGCAGCGGAGTGGCGTCGGCCAGATGGGTGCGGCCAATCTTGATGATCTTGTCCCACTCGGCGGCCTTGCGGGCAAGCGACTTCTGAAACCGCTCTAGCGCCGGAATCAACTTGTTTTGAATCGACAGCGCCACCGCCACATGAATCGCCGTGGGGAACATGTCGTTGGTGCTTTGACCCATGTTCACATGGTCGTTGGGATGAATCGGCTTGGCGTCCGCCAGCCGGTCCCCTTTCATCAGTTCGATGGCGCGGTTGGCGATCACCTCGTTGGCGTTCATGTTGCTCGAGGTGCCCGATCCGGTTTGAAACACGTCGATCGGAAACTGATCGTCCAGCTTGCCGGCGACGACCTCGCGGCAGGCGCTGAGCAGGGCCTCAACCTGCGCGTCGTTCAGGCGGTTCTTGCCCGACTTGGTCAGCTTGCCAAGATCGCGATTGGCGATGCCGGCGGCCAACTTCACCAACCCCAGCGCGTGAATCAGATCGGGGGGCAAGGGCCAGCCCGAGATCGGAAAATTCTCCACCGCGCGCATCGTTTGCGCGCCGTAATAGGCCTGGGCGGGCACGCGCACCTCGCCCATCGAGTCGTGTTCAATGCGAAATTCGGGCATCGTCTTGATTGGATCGAAAGATATGTGACAGAGAGCGGCCGCCGCAGGGGACAAGTGGCCCGGCAGCCGGCGTCATCATACCGGGCCCGGCGCAAGCGACCTAGACCGACACGTTTTCGCGGCGGATTGCGGCTGAAAATGTTGGCGCCGCAATCTGCTTGCTACCGTGGCCATTGCCATTCACAATCGGCGCACTCTCGAATCTGCTTGCATCCGGGGTCAACGTATGCGATTTGCAGTGCTGGCCATTGTGTTGACGCTGACGGCGTCCGAGCCGCTCCATGCGGCGACCTACACGTTTCTGGTCGATCAATTCACCAGCGGAACCGCCGGCTATTACGCGCCTCGCGTCTCGGGCGCCAACGTCGTCTGGTGGGGTAATGTGGGAGGAACCGGTTCGAGCAAACGCGAAATCTTCTTTCACAACGGCGAGACGACCACGCAACTCACCACCAACAACTACCTGGATAGCGATCCCGAGATCTCCGGAACGCATGTCGCCTGGTGGGGCATGCCCGACGGCACGGCCGCGACGAACCGCGAAATTTTTTACTTCGACGGCGCCACGACCACGCGAGTGACCAACGACTCTATCCGCGACGAGGGAGCGCGGATTTCTGGCGGCACGGTGGTGTGGGAACGCGATGCCGGCGCGGCCAAAGAGATTGGGCGCTCGCCCGGATCGCACTTGACCAGCAACACGGTGTATGACGGGCAGCCTTCCATCGCTGGCTCGCGCGTGGTCTGGGTGAGCGACTCGACGCCGAATAATCAAATCATGCTCTACGACGGCGCGACGACCACGCCAATCCAAGCCAGTCAGTACGCGCTCGAAGATCCGCAGGCGTCCGACACACGCGTGGTTTGGGAAGGTTTCAAGGCGGGCACGACCAACGATCGCGAAATCTATCAATACGACGGCGCCAATCCCAACACCCCCACCAATCTCAGCGACAACGCGTTCCCTGACTTCGACCCGCAAGTTTCGGGCGAGACGGTGGTTTGGTGGGGGGGTGTCTTCAACGATTTTCAGATTTATCAATACAAGGATGGCGTCGTGGCGCCCATTTCCAGCGGGATTCGCAATCAGTTTCCGCGGATCGACGGCGACTTTGTCGTGTGGCAGCACTTCGACGGCAACGACGACGAAATCTATTTCTGGGATGGCGCCGCCGCCGTGCCGCTCACCAACAACAACTACAACGACACCTTGCCGCGCATCTCTGGCAACCACATCGTGTGGGAAGCAACCGTGGGGGGCGGCAATCAGATCATGTCCGCCCTGCGCGCGCTGGAGGGAGACGCCAATCTCGACGGCGTCGCCAACGGCGCCGACTACACCATTTGGGCAGACCACTTCGGCCAGTCTGGCGAGTTCACCGAGGGAGATTTCAATCAGGATGGCAAGGTCGACGGCGCCGACTACACGCTGTGGGCCGACAGCTTCACCCCCGCGTCGGCCGCCGCCATGCCGATCCCCGAGCCGGCCACCGGACTGTTGGCGCTGATGGCCACCGTGGCCGCCGCGCTCGCTTGCCGTAGCCTGGGCTGGCGTTGATCCGCGATTACCCGCGCTTGCGCAACAGGCAAGACCAGCCCAAGAAGGTCACCTCGGTATCAAGGATCGCCACAAAGCGAAACTCGCGCAGTTCGACAATCTCGAACAAGCTGCCCAGCTCGCTGCGAATTTCTTCTTCGGTGACTGTCGGCGGACCGGGTTCGCCGGCAGGACGGGGTTTCCCAGCCAGCACCAAGCCCATGGCGCCATCGGCCAGCAGGCGGTGGACCGCCGGGGCGTAGGCGTCTGGATTGCCGCGCCGCACGGCGTGGTAACAGCCGCGATCGAAGAAGAACTTGGCCGGCGGCTTTACCTCAAGAGGCGCCAGGATATCGGCCACGCGAAAATCGACCTTCACGCCCGCCACCTTGGCCGCCTCGCGGGCACGCTCGATCGCCAAAGGCGCCAAGTCGAGGCCGGTGACATCAAAACCTTGCTGGGCGAGCCAGACGCAATTAGTGCCGGCGCCGCAGCCAATCTCAAGTGCCCGGCACGGCGCGATTCCCTGCTCCTTGAGCACAAGCATCAGTTGCGGCGATGGCAGGCCCGTGTCCCACGGCGTGTCGCCCGTTGCGTAACGCTGATTCCAATGAATTTCTTCGGCCATGCCATCTTTTAGCAAAATTTGACCGCTGGCGATAGTTTGCGATGTCCCGCCTTGCCATGATCGACGCCGGCCAGCGGATGCGGCATGCCGGCATAGTCGCCTCATGTGCGCCCCTATTGCCTGCCATCGCGCGCGGCTACGCTTACAGAGGCAAACACCTCCCCAGGACGCATGTCCGAGACTTGAGCGGAGCGTTTGCAGACTCAAGTTCGGGCCCGTAGCTCAGCGGTTAGAGCAGGGGACTCATAATAGACTTAACAGGCAATAGGCTATGTGCGAAAATGCCGAGAAACAGCGATAAAACGCAGCTAGCGCGATGCGCGAATTGTCGGCAGTGTGTGGCGAAATAGGCTGCTTTCAGTAGACAGAGTAGACAAACGGAGACAAGCAGAGGCAATCAGAGACACGACAAAACAGAGGGGCCGTAGCTCAATCGGTTAGAGCGCCGGACTCATAATCCGTCGGTTCTGGGTTCGAATCCCAGCGGCCCTACTTCGCTTTTTCTGGCGTCGCGCGAACGCGCGGATAGAATGGCGACGGCTAACTCAACCGCCGAGCCAGAGAGGGCCTTGCCATGTTCGCCAGGATCGCTTGTGTCGCGTGCGCGATTGGCTGCCTGACAGCAGCTAGCCTATCGGCTCAAGAGCGGCCGGCGGTCAATGTCGATCGCCTGCGCGCCGACGCCACAGCCCAACATGCCGAGCTATTGGCGCTCGCCAAACAAGACCTGGCCAGCGCGCGCGGTTCGCTCGCCCGTTGCAAGAAAGGCAAGATCGACACCACGATTCAGACCGCGCATTTCATTCCCGACCTGGCAGAGTCGAAAATCGTGTTTCGATCGCGCGGAGATCGGCTCAATGCCGTGCGACTATTCGCGGCCGAAGTAGACGTGATCGAAAAGGAAATCGCCGCCGCACAGGTCGGCAAGCGAAAATTGGTGCCGTGCCTGCGCGAGCCACTGGAGGCAGGTCAGGCGGGTCGCTTCGGCAGTCGAGCGCAGGTAGTGCAGGTAATCGACGATCGCCAGCTATTGGCAGAGATTCATACGCAACCTGACAGTGAGCCATTTCGCGAGCGGCGTCTAGTCTACCTGTCAGGCGTTGACGCGGCGGGCGTGAGTGATGGCGATATGATGCCGCTAACGGGTCGCGACGACGTATGGCAGTGCGTTGGCACAAAGACTTACCAGACGGCTCTAGGCGCGTCGAATACCGTGCCGCAATTACGGCCACTCACGGAAGAACAGATCTCCGAATTGCGAGACTTGCTGGCCAACTAGCCACCAATTAGATTGGTTGTTTGCACTGGGCAGTGCGTGCCGCTGAATCAAGGCGGCATCGAATGGAGCGGGCTATTTTGTGCGTCGCGACTTGCGCGGCGTGGTTGACGGCGACAACATGCCAAGCCGGCATTGTTGCCGCTACAGGCGACTCGCAAACCAGCGCCTATGGCGCGATTTTACAGTATCAGTTCAATCGCTTTGGCCTGCCCGCCCAGGCGCTGCGATTCGCCTCCGGCGGCGCGTCCGCGCCGATCTATACCGGGCAGGCGACTGATATTCACGCCGACCCACCGCACGCGCACGATTTTGGCGCCGACGCCCTGAACTCCGGCGCTGGCGTGGTGCTTTTTCAGTTGGGCGTCAACGACTCGTTCTTGGAACCCGATCAATTTGCGGCGTTTCAGACTCTCATCGGGGCGGAATTCGACGCCTTCCAGACCGCTGGCGCGCAAGTGATCGTCGGCGCGAATCTGCCAGTGCTGACCAATCCCAACGACGCGCGCTACGCGCTGGCCGATGAGCGGGTGCGCACGCTCTACAACCCCTGGCTGCAAACGCAGGCCGCCGAGCGCGGTTGGCTGTTTCTGGACAATTACCACGCGATCCAACAGCAGCCCGGCTGGCAAAGCTGGTATTCCGACGACGGCCTGACGCCGGGCTACGTTCACCTGTACGGCGGCCAAAAAGTCAATGGCATTACCCCCGGCTACGACTGGCTGAGCCAGCAATACGCCTTTGGCGTGGCGAGCCTCTGCGCCGGCGACGCCGACATGAATGGCGTGGTCGATGGCGCAGACTACACCGCCTGGGCGGACGGCTTTCACCAACTCGGCGGCTTCGCCGGCGGCGACTTCAACTGCGACCTGCTCATCGACGGCGCCGACTACACCATTTGGGCCGACAACTTTTCCCCTGGCAGCGCCGCAATTCCGGTCCCCGAGCCTGCAAGCTGGCTGCTGCTCGTCGTAGGGTCGTGGCTGCCAGTAATTACCTTCGGTAGTTCTTGCGCCGCCGCGCCCAGGCAATACGCCAAGAACTGCTCGCCCCAGTTGGGGAAATTGGGATCAAAAGCGGCGGGCCAAAAGACGACCAGTGGCGCGGCCGAGACGGGGAATTTTTGCGCCCGCTCGCGGCGGGCCGCCCAAGGGTGATTGATCTCCAGTCCCATCGCCCAGGCGGTTTCCAGGTCGGGGCCGCCGGGCGTGAACTCGGCCCAACTGGCGCCGCGCCGGCGCTGCCCGCCGCCCAATGCCACGAACGGCACGACCGGCAGGCCATCGCTGACGAGTCGCGTGCGACGGTAGGTTTCCTGGTTCAGCGACCATTCGGCCAGATAGAGGGAGCAGCTATTGATCTGGCCCGGTGAACCAGGCGGGTAATAGTCGGCCACGGCCCAGCCGCTATCGCAGCCATCGGGTTGGATAGCGCCACGATCGTAATAGATCACGGCCGCCTGCGGGAACGCAGCGGTTAGCGGCCCGTCGATCGCCTGATAGCGCTCGATCATCGCGGCGGCGTCATCCTTGCCGGCGCGCCAATGCTCGATATCGACGACGACATGCGTGATATTGAGCCCCGCGAACAAAGCGATGAAACAAGTGCTCCAGGCCCTCGCCGTTGAGCGAGCCGATGCGCACGACGACATCGACCGGCGACTTCGAGCGATCGCCCATGCTCACGATCTCAAAGACCACGGCGCGGTCCCCCGCGGCGGACTTGCGCGGCTGGATGCGCGTCTTGCCCAGCCAGCGGCGCAGTTCCCGATCGCGCGAGCTATCGGTCAGCCGCACCAGCTTGCGCATGTCGCCCGTCACCCAGGCCTTGGCCAGCAGCGGCGCGCGATGTTCCAGTTCGCCCGGAATCGCTTCTTCGGGCGGCTCGAACTTTGGCAATGTCACGAAGAAGTAGGCCAGGGTCACCAGCGCCGCCGCGCTCGCGCCCATCAGCCGCGCCGGCCCGATCAGTTCGACCACGACCACCGCGCCGCCAGCGCGCCGGCGAAAAAATGCGCAACGCATTGCGAGTTTGCAAGGTTGGGGAGATGACGGACGATTTGACGCGGCCGCGCGAAGGCGACCGCAAGATCGACTTGCGACTTGTCACCAAATCTGAATCGGCGCTGCCAGAATTGAAACGAACTTGAACCGCAAGTTTGTCGAGGCTTGTTCTCGCGGTGCGTAGGTCGAAGGCGCCGAACTGGTG is a genomic window containing:
- a CDS encoding ATP-binding protein, whose amino-acid sequence is MTQPHWTWLREQVIPSDSEAGQRLIEELLEELQAHGWDAQEVFSVRLAMDEALANAIRHGNCRDANKEVRVCCRLSADRLQIEVADEGPGFDPGQVPDCTHPENLERPCGRGIMLMRCFMSHVEYNAQGNAVVMEKRRCGGEKVPDES
- a CDS encoding STAS domain-containing protein, which encodes MTVVRFVERKILDEASIQGLGQELFNLVEDENRSKLLLNFSTVEFLSSAALGKLITLDKKVKAHGGKLKFSNIRPEIYEVFAITKLNKLFDIKEDEADALAAF
- a CDS encoding tetratricopeptide repeat protein produces the protein MTSRTQLGRLLGALCFAAVMAGMAAGQDEPTAPFPAGPAAIDEALTPADEQPQEPAPDAADAAGDAAPEDGAATTAEQDAATPPAGDEAPADEAAPLDQPASEAEAPATPEARLQQAYELSKTAKTAAELTRMIELCDSALAANLEGQFARYGKQLISWAHNERGEVLAEQGRGEEALADFEKSLQYDSTRWKALHNRAISYALAGLYDQSLADFDATIKLKPNYANAYFNRGELLYDRGEYQQAVEDYSRAIRLAPRDSEAYNSRGHAWYKQGNFDRAVADYNRALQLEPENAAAYVNRGDTYADRGQYGQAASDYRAAIRINPNLGRAYQSTAWLMATCPDERFRHREHAVTAAKKALELDGENYRYLDTLAAAYANAGDYATAAQTVTSAIQQAPPDTAEVYQTRLGEYEANRPWREARGGSRRSTVAQSRRANAGR
- a CDS encoding class II fumarate hydratase; protein product: MPEFRIEHDSMGEVRVPAQAYYGAQTMRAVENFPISGWPLPPDLIHALGLVKLAAGIANRDLGKLTKSGKNRLNDAQVEALLSACREVVAGKLDDQFPIDVFQTGSGTSSNMNANEVIANRAIELMKGDRLADAKPIHPNDHVNMGQSTNDMFPTAIHVAVALSIQNKLIPALERFQKSLARKAAEWDKIIKIGRTHLADATPLRLGQEIGGLARQLELSVGRARRAIEAILELPAGGTAVGTGINTHPEFGGRVAAALAKETGVPFVEAADHFEANAQRDGLVECHGQLRAIAVTLFNLSNNLRWLGSGPRCGFYEVKLPDRQPGSSIMPGKVNPVMSESMMQVAARVMGNDQTVALSGAAGGQFQLNIMMPVMGHATLESVNLLASSANAYVEFCADDMEANPEACEASVEKSLSMVTSLNPLIGYERAAQLAKEAFKSGKTIRQLCAEKGEIEPTELNKALDPWSMTEPHA
- a CDS encoding dockerin type I repeat-containing protein; the protein is MRFAVLAIVLTLTASEPLHAATYTFLVDQFTSGTAGYYAPRVSGANVVWWGNVGGTGSSKREIFFHNGETTTQLTTNNYLDSDPEISGTHVAWWGMPDGTAATNREIFYFDGATTTRVTNDSIRDEGARISGGTVVWERDAGAAKEIGRSPGSHLTSNTVYDGQPSIAGSRVVWVSDSTPNNQIMLYDGATTTPIQASQYALEDPQASDTRVVWEGFKAGTTNDREIYQYDGANPNTPTNLSDNAFPDFDPQVSGETVVWWGGVFNDFQIYQYKDGVVAPISSGIRNQFPRIDGDFVVWQHFDGNDDEIYFWDGAAAVPLTNNNYNDTLPRISGNHIVWEATVGGGNQIMSALRALEGDANLDGVANGADYTIWADHFGQSGEFTEGDFNQDGKVDGADYTLWADSFTPASAAAMPIPEPATGLLALMATVAAALACRSLGWR
- a CDS encoding methyltransferase domain-containing protein — protein: MAEEIHWNQRYATGDTPWDTGLPSPQLMLVLKEQGIAPCRALEIGCGAGTNCVWLAQQGFDVTGLDLAPLAIERAREAAKVAGVKVDFRVADILAPLEVKPPAKFFFDRGCYHAVRRGNPDAYAPAVHRLLADGAMGLVLAGKPRPAGEPGPPTVTEEEIRSELGSLFEIVELREFRFVAILDTEVTFLGWSCLLRKRG
- a CDS encoding SGNH/GDSL hydrolase family protein — encoded protein: MCVATCAAWLTATTCQAGIVAATGDSQTSAYGAILQYQFNRFGLPAQALRFASGGASAPIYTGQATDIHADPPHAHDFGADALNSGAGVVLFQLGVNDSFLEPDQFAAFQTLIGAEFDAFQTAGAQVIVGANLPVLTNPNDARYALADERVRTLYNPWLQTQAAERGWLFLDNYHAIQQQPGWQSWYSDDGLTPGYVHLYGGQKVNGITPGYDWLSQQYAFGVASLCAGDADMNGVVDGADYTAWADGFHQLGGFAGGDFNCDLLIDGADYTIWADNFSPGSAAIPVPEPASWLLLVVGSWLPVITFGSSCAAAPRQYAKNCSPQLGKLGSKAAGQKTTSGAAETGNFCARSRRAAQG